The genomic segment TTTCGCTGAAGGGGATGCCGCGTTCTTTCAGCATTTTACGGCCGTCGTCGCAAGGGATGCATTTATCCGAGCTATACAAGGTGACGGGATGATTCTTGACTGCCTGCGCCAGTTCGTACGGCAGGCCATCGTTGTCGTCGCTCAAGCCGCCAGCGGTTTTTTTCTCCACCACATGGCCGCTCGCAGGCGGCGTATCGCTATAAGTGACTCTGCCATCCGGCCCGGTCGACTTATAGAGTTGTGCCTGTGCACCGGCGGCCAGCGTCAGCAAAAAAAACGTTGCAGCAATTTTCATCCTTTTCCCCTTGTCGATTGAGTTTGTGTTTGAACTAACTTGATCTTGCTTTCGCCATTGCTGGCGCCACGACCTATGCCGCCATCCCGCTATGCCGCAACAGCGCATCTATATTTGGTTCGCGGCCGCGGAAGGCCTTGAACGATTCCAGCGCCGGGCGCGAACCACCCACGGCAAGGATTTCGTCGCGGAACTTGCTGCCTGTTTTGGCCGAAATCACATTGCCGCCCTTTGCTGCGGCTTCTTCAAACGCGCTATACGCATCGGCCGACAGCACTTCAGCCCATTTGTAGCTGTAATAACCCGCAGCATAGCCTCCGGCAAAGATATGGCCGAACGAATGCTGGAAACGATTGAAGGCAGGCGGCGTAATGACCGCTATCTTGCTGCGCACCTGGTCGATCACATCCTGCACGCTTTGCTTGCCGTAAGGATCGTAGTCGTCATGCAAACGCATGTCGAACAGGGAGAACTCCACCTGGCGCAATGCTTGCAGGCCCGACTGGAAATTCTTGGCGGCGATCATCTTGTCGAACAGTTCGCGCGGCAACGGCGCACCGGAAACGACATCGGAAGTCATGTGCTGCAACACATCCCACTCCCAGCAGAAATTCTCCATGAATTGCGACGGCAGTTCTACCGCATCCCATTCGACCCCGGAAATGCCGGATACGCCGATTTCATCGACCTGGGTCAGCATGTGATGCAAGCCATGGCCGAACTCGTGGAACAAGGTGATCACTTCATCGTGCGTGAACAAGGCTGGCTTGCTGACGCCGTCGACCATGGCTGGTGCGGTGAAATTGCAGGTCAGGTAGGCAATCGGGGTTTGTACTTCATTGCCGATACGGCGCCGCGCCCGCGCGTCGTCCATCCAGGCGCCGCCGCGTTTGCCGTTGCGTGCGTACAAGTCGAGATAGAACTGACCGATCAGCTTGCCGTCTTTTTGAATCCGGAAAAACTTGACGTCCGGATGCCACACCGCAGCCTGGTCGGCGCTGATGTCGACGGAAAACAGTTTCTGCACCAGCTGGAACAGGCCTTCGACCACAGTCGGTTCAGGGAAATACTGTTTGACTTCCTGCTCGGAAAACGCGTAACGCTGCTCGCGCAATTTTTCTGCGGCATACGCCATGTCCCAGGCTTCCAGCGGCGCCAGGCCAAGCTGTTCGGCGGCGAAGGTGCGTAGTTCGTCCAGGTCTTGTTCGGCAAAAGGACGGGCGCGCCGGCCCAGGTCTTCCAGGAACTGGATCACCTCCTCGGGCGTCTTTGCCATCTTTGGCACCAGCGACAGCGCAGCGTAATTCTTGAAATCCAGCAGCTTGGCTTCTTCGTTACGCAAGCGAAGGATTTCGACGATATTCGCCGTGTTGTCCCATTCCGGCTTCTCACCCAGTTCGGAAGCCTTGGTGGCGTTGGCGCGATACATTTTTTCGCGCAGGGCGCGGTTGTCTGCGTATTGCAGGACCGGGAAATAGGACGGGAAATGTAGCGTGAATTTATAACCTGGCTTGCCATCTTGTTCTGCCGTGGCCCGCGCAGCCTGACGCGCGTCGTCCGGCAAACCGGCCAGTTCTGCTTCGTCGGTGACAAACAAGCCGTAGGCGTTGGTTGCGTCCAGGATGTTTTCCGAGAAACGGGTAGTCAGCGCCGCATGCTTTTCCTGGATTTCCGCAAAACGGGTTTTCTTGGCGGCCGCCAGTTCAGCACCGCCCAGCCGGAAATCGCGCAAGGCGTTGTTGACGATCTTGCGCCGCGCGTCCGACAGATCGGCAAAATCGAGGTTGTTCTTGATCGCCTTGTACTTGCCGAACAGCGCCAGGTTTTGCGCCAGGGCGGTCCAGAATTCGATCAGTTTTGGCTGGTTTTCGTTATACGCGGCGCGCAGTTCCGGAGTATCCGCTACCGCATTCAAATGGCTGACAATGCCCCAGGCACGGCTGAGCTTTTCGGTTACGTGCTCCAGCGGCAAGACGAAATTCTCCCAGGTCGCGGCTTCGGGCGATGCCTCCAGCAGTTCGACCACGGTATGCGCCTGCTGCAGCAGCATGGCGATCGCCGGCGTGATGTCGGCTGGCGTGATCCGGTCGAACTTGGCCAGGCCGGTGAAGTCGAGCAGGGGATTGGAACTGGCAGCGGCTTTGATTGCGGTAGAGGTCATTGCTATTACATTCTTTCTGCAGCTTCAATGGTATTGACCAGCAACATGGTGATGGTCATCGGTCCGACGCCGCCTGGCACTGGAGTAATGTAGCCCGCGACTTCCTTGGCATTGGCAAAATCGACATCGCCGCACAGTTTGCCGTTATCGTCGCGGTTCATGCCGACATCGATCACCGCAGCGCCCGGTTTGACCATGTCCGCGGTGACGATGTTGCGCTTGCCGGTTGCGACCACCAGGATGTCGGCCATGCGTGTATGCAGGCCGAGATCGCGTGTCTTCGAATTACAGATGGTGACAGTGGCGCCGGCTTGCAACAGCAGCATGGCTTGCGGTTTGCCGACGATATTCGAGGCGCCGACGATCACCGCATGCGCGCCGCGTACCGGGAAATTCACCGATTCCAGCATTTTCATCACGCCGTAAGGAGTGCACGGACGGAACAACGGCTGACCGGTCATCAACAGGCCGGCATTGCTGATATGGAAACCGTCGACGTCTTTTTCCGGCGCGATGGCTTCGATCACTTTATGCGCATCGATATGCGCCGGCAGTGGCAATTGGACCAGGATACCGTTGATCTTCGGGTCCTGGTTCAGGGCGTCAATGCGCGCCAGCAGGGCGGCTTCAGTCAGGTCGGCATCGTATTTCTCGAATACCGAATGCAAGCCGTTGTCTTCGCAAGCCTTGACCTTGTTGCGTACATACACTTGCGACGCCGGGCTGTCGCCGACCAGGATCACAGCCAGTCCGGGCTGTTTGCCCTGGGCCGTCAGCACGGCAGCGCGCCTGGCGACATCGGCGCGGAGTTGTTGGGAGAGGAGATTTCCGTCGATTAGTTGAGCTGGCATGGTGAAGGCAATTGAAAATTGAAAGCAAAGCAGGATTATAAAGGGTGTGCGCCCTGAAGAATGCGTCGAGGATCTGTTTCCTTGTGGAAACTTGAAAATTACTTCCTGGCGATCCACGCGAATTCACTGGGAGTTATCCGTTTAATAAAATTAGGACTTACGCAAAATTCCGCCAGCGGCGTTATGCCTCCTGGCTGTACCTTCGTACTATCGTCGTCGGCATGCCTTATCTTCGTCGGCATGCCTTGCTGGCGAAATTTTGCGTAAGTCCTAAAAAAGCATCGTTTGGGGCACTTTTCGCGGGTCAGGACCACATCCAACGCGTTCTTTCATTTTCGGCTATTCTCGCCTTCTACGACATCTGTATGTCACCGGCTTTGGCTGTATATGCGCAATGAATGACCACACAGCCAGAGATGATAATTTTATAAAAGGATGCTGAATTGACCGATCATTACACTCGCCGACTGGCGCTGCTAGGGCAAGAGCAGCACCGTGGCTTGCTGGGCCAGGGCTTACGCGGCATCGAAAGAGAAACCTTGCGCGTGGACGCTGACGGCCGCCTGGCCCTGACGCCGCATCCGCGCGCCCTCGGTTCGGCGCTGACGCAGCCGCAGATCACCACCGACTATTCGGAATCGCTGCTGGAGTTCATCACCCCGGCCGAACACGATATCGCCACCGCGCTGACCGAACTGGATACCATCCACCGCTTCGTCTACACCAAGCTGGGCGACGAACTGCTGTGGAGCCAGTCGATGCCGGCCCATTTGCCGGCCGAAGAGCAGATCCCGATCGCCTGGTACGGCACTTCGCACATGGGTACCTTGAAGCATGTCTACCGGCGCGGCCTGGCGCTGCGTTATGGCAAGCGCATGCAATGCATCGCCGGCATCCACTACAACTACTCGCTGGCAGAAGGCGTGTGGCAAATTTTGCAACAGGCTGAAGGCGCCACCGGCAGCGCAATCCATTTTCAATCGGAAAGCTATATCGCGATGGTGCGCAATTTCCGCCGCTACAGCTGGCTGTTGATGTACCTGTTCGGCGCCTCGCCTGCCTTGTCGAAATGCTTTCTCGACGGCCGCCAGCACCGGCTGGAAGAACTGGATAAAGATACCCTCTACCTGCCATACGCCACCAGCTTGCGGATGAGCGACCTCGGCTACACCAGCGAAGCGCAGGCCCGTCTGACGCCGCAGTTCAACAGCCTCGATAGCTATATCAAGAGTCTGGCACGCGCGGTCAGCCAGCCCTATCCGCCGTATGAAGCGATCGGCACCCACCGTAACGGCGAATGGGTACAGATCAACACCAACATCCTGCAAATCGAAAACGAGTACTACTCGACCATCCGGCCGAAACGCGTCATCAACAGCGGCGAGCGGCCGATCCAGGCACTGTCCGCACGCGGCGTGCAATATATAGAAGTACGCTGCATGGACATCGATCCCTTCGAGCCGATGGGCATCAACCTCGAAACCTCGCGTTTCCTCGATGCCTTCCTGCTGTTCTGCGCGCTCGATGAAAGCCCGCTGACCAGCGATGAAGAAAGCCTGGAAAACACCGAGAATTTCAACCGTGCAGTCAAAGAAGGCCGGCGTCCCGGCTTGCAATTGCAGCGCGACGGCAATCCGATCGGCTTGCAGGCATGGGGTATGGAACTGATGCAGCGCATCGGCGCGGCGGCAGAATTGCTGGACGCCCAGCGCAGCGATGGCGCGCATGCGGCGTCGCTTGCACAGCAAAGCCGCAAGCTGGAGTCGGTTGAGCTGACGCCATCGGCAAAGGTGCTGGCTATCTTGCGCGACAATAAGGAATCGTTCGCCAGTTTTGCACTACGCCAAAGCAAAGTACATGCGGCCTATTTCCTGGCGCATCCGCCTAGTCTGGAAGAGCGTAATTATTACGACACGCTGGCGGCGACGTCCTTGTCCGAGCAAGAGAGTCTGGAACGTAGCCAGACGGGGGATTTTGATACTTTTGTGGCGGCTTATCGGGCTAGTACGCTGGGTAATATGAGTGTCTAGGTTGGCTTGAATGGATTTCCCGGCGGTCACAGGCTTAAAGCGGTGGCCGCCGAACCTGTCCCTGCATTCTGATGGTCTATTCGACAATCAACGCCGGACAGATCCGCACCACGGCGATACCTCGATCCGAGCTGCCCAACCGGAAACGCACCTTGTCATACAACACGGTGCCCGACACCGCTTTCGCGTTCACCAGATCTTCTCCCGGTAATAATGTGAAGGTCCAGCTGCCACCAACTTCGCAGTCAGGTAACTGAGCGCCGCTCTGCAATACGCGCGCGCCCCAGATTTGCCGCACCATCAGGTCACGCGTATCAACCCCATCGACCGTATAGGTTTCCGGCGCACTATTGCGAATATCGTTGTAACTGCCGAAATGGATGCCCGCCGGGCCGGTGATGCTGGCAACCGGCGTCCAGTCGGTACCTGTTTGTATCACCAATTTTCCAGCAGGAAGCAGCTTGTCGACGACGTCTTCGCTGGCTGCGCCAACCTGGTCCCGGCGCATTGCGGGTTCCACCGCGCCACGTGTGTCGAGCTTGGCCGGGTCGGGAATCAGCACAGCGCCAAAAACAGCCTGGTCGCCGAAGCGTGCATATTGGAAATGATCGCGCAGAGCCTGGATAGCGCGGTCGAGTCGTTTCCAATATGCAGCAGAAAATGTCTTGCGCAGATATTCGGCGGTAGGGATCGGAAGTCCTGCCTGCACAATTCCCTCTCGCACGGATTCGCAGGTGTTCCAGCCTGATTTGGCGAGTAGTTCAATTTGATTAGCGTTTCGCACCGAATATCCCCTAGTCCGAAGCTTCAAGGTTTTTGAGTCTACATGGGATGTTGCAGACCATCAATTGGCGCTTGTTTCAGAAAAACAGGCTCTGTGTTTCAAGTGCTTTGGAGAAGTGCGTCGGCGTTGAAAAAAACGGAGCGTGAAAGAGCAAATTCGGAGAGTCACACAAGCCCGGTAATAGGCAACGAGGTAGCGCCTAATGTCAGACAGCGTCGGCTGTCACGCAGCCGGCTTTATATGGCTACCGCGGTCGGCACGGAATCGGGGGAGCATTAGTCATCTCCCGTGGCCACTGCCGCACCCTCGATGTGGTGCCGCGCCAGCGAGGCGGCGACAAAGCCGGATGTTTTCATGTCCTCGACAAACTTCGAAAGATAGGTGGCCGCTGCATCGCCTTTGGCCTTTGGTACGCCCATCGCCTGGCGGATCACCATGAAGCGTTGATCCAGGATCCGCAATCCGCCTGCCTTCGACGCATCCTTTTCAAGTTGCTGTTTGACTCCGGCGGCGACGGTCAGGTGCTGATCCAGAAAACCTTGGACGACGGCCGGAGAGGTGGCTATGCGCACGATCGTCGCGTGCTTCAGTTCGCGCGTGAGAAACAGATCGTAAGCGCTGCCTTTGCCGACGGCCACGGTGATACCGGGCTGGTCGACCTGTTCATTGGTCGTGATTGGCGAATCGTCGCGCACGGCATAAAAGCCTTCGATCAAGACATAGGGCTTGGTGAAGTGAATTTCCTGCGCGCGTTTCGGATCGACTGCAAAAAAACCAATGTCTGCTTTGTCTTGTTCTACATTCTCGACTGATCCGCCGGCCGACTTGACCGCGACCAGTTGCAGTGGAACGCCGAGTTGTTTGGCTAGCTCAGTGGCCAGATCCACGGATACGCCGACAGGTTGGCTCCTCTGCGGATCCAGATTCGCCAATACCGGATTGCCGAGATTGATTGATGCGCGCAGCGTGCCGCTCGGTGCGAACACTGCCGCCATTGGCGTGACAGGATGATTTTCATGCATCATGGTAGCTCCGGAGGTTTGCGCCATTACAGGCGTCGCAGCACTGAAGGCCAGAAGTATCGATAAGGTCGGAAAAAACCTTATCCGGCTTTTCATCGTCGATAATTTCATCATCTGATTCAGCTCTATTGCCATCTGTTTTCTGCTTGCACGGGCGATTCGCTGGTTGGCGATAATCCATATTCAGTTGCAAGCGGAGTGCCCTAGGGCGCCAACGCTTGTGAAGACTCTAGCGCAGTTCCAAACAAGGTGCTATCGCTTTCTCTTTTCTCCGTTACACCGCCTGGACGGGCTTGTTGGGAGCCAGTGGCGACCCAAGGCCGAGGCAATCGTAGACGGCATCCATGATCCGCTGCCTGCGCGTCGGAAATCCAGCTTGCCAACGCCAGCGCATGACATGCAAGGGAATGGCAGCGAGCAGCCAAATGCCCAGCAACAGACTATCAAGAAAGATCCAGTACGAACTGCCGCCCTTTGTCATTGCGTTGATGCAAAAAAACACGCTGGCAAGAACAAGTAAAAACACGCCCAGCCAGGCGATGTAGCGATGCTCGCTCTTGGGCGGGATACGGGTCGTGGCATAGGAAGATGAATCTCCTTTCCACAGGAAGTGTGCAACATAGACGCAGTCGTCTTCGCAGTTGCGCAGTGCGTAGATCCGCTGTTCTCCGTCGCGGGTGAAGGGTTCCTCCAGCACGGCCAGTTCAACCCGGTCGCCTTCGGCCAGGAACGGCTCGGGATTCCACATCCAACGCCCGGTATAGAAGCGCATCTTCTGGCCGTCGATATCGAATCTGTAAGTGGAATTGTCGACGAACGAATTTGTGATCAGATTAAGTGAGCTTGCCTGCAGCTTATGCAGCCTGCCCTCAATGCGTTTTATTTTTGGCAATTCAACGCTCATGCAATGCTCCGGCAGAAAGGCGCTCTTCCGTGCGCGGCGAGGCGCTCTCATACTTCGCCATCACCGATTCCATCAGCTGCAGCGCTCGCCGGCGGCTAAAACGCTGCCAGATAGTCTGGACAGAAAAAAATATCTGAAGCGAGGAAACAAACGCAGCAATCGCCGCCACGAGGCCAATGATGCCGGAAAGGGCATTCCAGGCGGAGGTCATATGCACAGTCAGGTACACCGCGTATGCGCAGATCAAGCCAGCGACAGTCGCCACTTGCAGCGCACGCCAGAACGATTTCCACGTCTTCGCCGCGCGCACGGCTATCGGCAGCGCCGCAATGGTGTGCGCGTTGGGAGGAATCAGCCAGTCGAGCATATGCCGGCCATCGTGCAACTGGAAAACGCCGGCCACCACCGGGGCGCCTGTACCGGCCAAGGCCTTCAAGCGCTCGGAGGTAGTGTTTTGCTCGGCCGGATGCGCTTCTACCACGATGCCGTCGAGACGAAACCGCACACGCTCGAACACCGACGCCGATGCGCCGAGGCGGTATTGCTCGATCGGTCCGTCCAGGACCTTGATTGCGCTTGCTTCGCGATCCTGATTGATCGGTATGACTTCTTTCATTCAGACGTCCTTTAAAATCCAGGGTGCGGTTCGGGTTTTGATCTTAGAACGGCATATCGGGCTATTCTTCAAAACAATTCCCGTTGTCCTCCCACCAGTGTCGCAAAATTATCATCCAAAAAGGGCAATATTGCATCTGCCAGCGGTTGCAACTGCCGGGTCAAATAATGGTCGTAATCAATCGCCGAACGTTGCGTCTCTAACGGCTCCGGCCCCGCCGTAGTCATCACATAGCTGATCCAGCCGCCATTCTGATACTGCAAGGGCCGGCCTTGCTCGCGGTTGAATTCGTCGGCTACGCGCGCGGCGCGCACATGCGGCGGCACATTGCGCTGATAGGCTTCCAGCGGCCGCCTCAACCGTTTGCGGTAGACCAGCAACTCGTCGAACTCGCCGCTCAGCGTGCGCTGCACGTAATCGCGGACATAAGACTGGTAGGGCTCGCGCTTGAAGATATGTTCGTAAAGCTGCTGTTGGAATTGCTTGGCCAGCGGCGTCCAGTCGGAGCGTACCGTTTCCAGTCCTTTGAAGATCATTTCTTTCTCGCCATTTTCCTTGGCGATCATGCCGGCGTAACGTTTTTTACTGCCCAGATCGGTGCCGCGGATGGTCGGCATCAGGAAGCGGAGGTAGTGCGTGTCGAATTCCAGTTCCAGCGCGCTCTCGATACCCAGATTCTCTTGCAGGTGCTGCCGCCACCATGCGTTGATGTGGCAGACCAGCGTATTGCCGATTTCGGCAGCCTGTTCCTCCGTTTGCGGCTGCTTCAGCCAGACGAAGGTGGAGTCTGTGTCGCCGTAGATGACCTGATAACCTTTGGCCTCGATCAGCTCACGCGTCTTGTGCATGATTTCGTGGCCGCGCATGGTGATTGACGACGCCAGGCGAGGATCGAAAAAGCGGCAGCCCGTTGATCCAAGTACGCCGTAAAAGGAATTCATGATGATCTTCAGCGCCTGCGACAACGGCTGGTTGTGCTCGCGCTTGGCGACTTCGCGCCCTTGCCAGATCTGGTTGACGATTGCTGGCAAGCTGTGTTTGTTGCGGGAGAAGCGCGCGCCCAGGAAACCCGGCAAGGAATCGCAGTCGTCGGGATGCTGCATACCTTCGACCAGCCCGACAGGATCGATCAGGAAGGTGCGGATGATCGAGGGGTAAAGACTTTTGTAGTCCAGCACCAGTACGGAGTCGTACAAGCCCGATCGCGAATCCATCACAAAGCCGCCGGGACTAGGTTCACCCGACACGTCACCCAGGTTCGGTGCGACATAACCCTGGCGATGCATTTGCGGCAGGTACAAATGACCGAAGGCGGCGACCATACCGCCGTTGCGGTCCGCCGGCAATCCGGTGACGGCAGCGCGCTCCAGAAGGAATTTCAGTAACTCGGTCTGGGCGAAAATACGCGTCACCAGCTCGCAGTCTT from the Collimonas arenae genome contains:
- the folD gene encoding bifunctional methylenetetrahydrofolate dehydrogenase/methenyltetrahydrofolate cyclohydrolase FolD — its product is MPAQLIDGNLLSQQLRADVARRAAVLTAQGKQPGLAVILVGDSPASQVYVRNKVKACEDNGLHSVFEKYDADLTEAALLARIDALNQDPKINGILVQLPLPAHIDAHKVIEAIAPEKDVDGFHISNAGLLMTGQPLFRPCTPYGVMKMLESVNFPVRGAHAVIVGASNIVGKPQAMLLLQAGATVTICNSKTRDLGLHTRMADILVVATGKRNIVTADMVKPGAAVIDVGMNRDDNGKLCGDVDFANAKEVAGYITPVPGGVGPMTITMLLVNTIEAAERM
- the gshA gene encoding glutamate--cysteine ligase, which codes for MTDHYTRRLALLGQEQHRGLLGQGLRGIERETLRVDADGRLALTPHPRALGSALTQPQITTDYSESLLEFITPAEHDIATALTELDTIHRFVYTKLGDELLWSQSMPAHLPAEEQIPIAWYGTSHMGTLKHVYRRGLALRYGKRMQCIAGIHYNYSLAEGVWQILQQAEGATGSAIHFQSESYIAMVRNFRRYSWLLMYLFGASPALSKCFLDGRQHRLEELDKDTLYLPYATSLRMSDLGYTSEAQARLTPQFNSLDSYIKSLARAVSQPYPPYEAIGTHRNGEWVQINTNILQIENEYYSTIRPKRVINSGERPIQALSARGVQYIEVRCMDIDPFEPMGINLETSRFLDAFLLFCALDESPLTSDEESLENTENFNRAVKEGRRPGLQLQRDGNPIGLQAWGMELMQRIGAAAELLDAQRSDGAHAASLAQQSRKLESVELTPSAKVLAILRDNKESFASFALRQSKVHAAYFLAHPPSLEERNYYDTLAATSLSEQESLERSQTGDFDTFVAAYRASTLGNMSV
- a CDS encoding M3 family metallopeptidase: MTSTAIKAAASSNPLLDFTGLAKFDRITPADITPAIAMLLQQAHTVVELLEASPEAATWENFVLPLEHVTEKLSRAWGIVSHLNAVADTPELRAAYNENQPKLIEFWTALAQNLALFGKYKAIKNNLDFADLSDARRKIVNNALRDFRLGGAELAAAKKTRFAEIQEKHAALTTRFSENILDATNAYGLFVTDEAELAGLPDDARQAARATAEQDGKPGYKFTLHFPSYFPVLQYADNRALREKMYRANATKASELGEKPEWDNTANIVEILRLRNEEAKLLDFKNYAALSLVPKMAKTPEEVIQFLEDLGRRARPFAEQDLDELRTFAAEQLGLAPLEAWDMAYAAEKLREQRYAFSEQEVKQYFPEPTVVEGLFQLVQKLFSVDISADQAAVWHPDVKFFRIQKDGKLIGQFYLDLYARNGKRGGAWMDDARARRRIGNEVQTPIAYLTCNFTAPAMVDGVSKPALFTHDEVITLFHEFGHGLHHMLTQVDEIGVSGISGVEWDAVELPSQFMENFCWEWDVLQHMTSDVVSGAPLPRELFDKMIAAKNFQSGLQALRQVEFSLFDMRLHDDYDPYGKQSVQDVIDQVRSKIAVITPPAFNRFQHSFGHIFAGGYAAGYYSYKWAEVLSADAYSAFEEAAAKGGNVISAKTGSKFRDEILAVGGSRPALESFKAFRGREPNIDALLRHSGMAA
- a CDS encoding ABC transporter substrate-binding protein, producing MMHENHPVTPMAAVFAPSGTLRASINLGNPVLANLDPQRSQPVGVSVDLATELAKQLGVPLQLVAVKSAGGSVENVEQDKADIGFFAVDPKRAQEIHFTKPYVLIEGFYAVRDDSPITTNEQVDQPGITVAVGKGSAYDLFLTRELKHATIVRIATSPAVVQGFLDQHLTVAAGVKQQLEKDASKAGGLRILDQRFMVIRQAMGVPKAKGDAAATYLSKFVEDMKTSGFVAASLARHHIEGAAVATGDD
- a CDS encoding DNA polymerase II; translation: MAQQGFLLTRHWRDTPSGTEVDFWLATDSGPQHIRLSPQESVAFIPAEQQQLADSVLRNERRFELKPLQLQDFHSRPVLGLYVQQHRQLMKLEKQLKEAGVDVYEADIRPPERYLMERFITAPVWFAGEPGSNGPMLNSYLKPAADYRPQLKLVSLDIETTAHGDLYSIALEGCGQRQVYMLGPPNGDASGVDFDLEYCDSRPLLLERLNQWLEQHDPDAIIGWNLVQFDLRVLQKHAQEYKIALRIGRGGSPIEWREHGFKPNHHFASAAGRLIIDGIEALKSATWNFPSFSLEYVAQTLLGEGKSITNPYQRMAEIDRRFAEDKPALATYNLKDCELVTRIFAQTELLKFLLERAAVTGLPADRNGGMVAAFGHLYLPQMHRQGYVAPNLGDVSGEPSPGGFVMDSRSGLYDSVLVLDYKSLYPSIIRTFLIDPVGLVEGMQHPDDCDSLPGFLGARFSRNKHSLPAIVNQIWQGREVAKREHNQPLSQALKIIMNSFYGVLGSTGCRFFDPRLASSITMRGHEIMHKTRELIEAKGYQVIYGDTDSTFVWLKQPQTEEQAAEIGNTLVCHINAWWRQHLQENLGIESALELEFDTHYLRFLMPTIRGTDLGSKKRYAGMIAKENGEKEMIFKGLETVRSDWTPLAKQFQQQLYEHIFKREPYQSYVRDYVQRTLSGEFDELLVYRKRLRRPLEAYQRNVPPHVRAARVADEFNREQGRPLQYQNGGWISYVMTTAGPEPLETQRSAIDYDHYLTRQLQPLADAILPFLDDNFATLVGGQRELF